The following proteins are co-located in the Vibrio azureus genome:
- the nagA gene encoding N-acetylglucosamine-6-phosphate deacetylase, whose translation MYALSNCKIYTGSDVLTEHAVIINNDQIHSVVPVAHLPENIEVMDLDGANLSPGFIDLQLNGCGGVMFNDEITSETMHIMHQANLKSGCTSFLPTLITSSDEDMRASITAAREYQSKYQNHSLGLHLEGPYLNVAKKGIHSVDFIRSSDEQMIDFICDNADIVAKVTLAPELNDASHIARLKAAGIVVSIGHTNATYAEARQGFEAGITFATHLFNAMTPMVGREPGVVGAIYDTPEVYAGIIADGFHVDYANLRIAHKIKGEKLVLVTDATAPAGADIEDFIFVGKKVYYREGKCVDENGTLGGSALTMIEAVQNTVEHAGIALDEALRMATLYPATAMGVEERLGRIRKGMVANLTIFDRDFNVKATVVNGQYEHN comes from the coding sequence ATGTACGCGCTGAGTAACTGTAAAATTTATACTGGTAGTGACGTTTTGACCGAACATGCTGTCATTATCAACAACGACCAGATTCATTCTGTTGTTCCGGTAGCTCATCTACCAGAAAACATCGAAGTTATGGATCTAGACGGTGCAAATTTAAGTCCAGGTTTCATTGATCTACAACTGAATGGTTGTGGCGGTGTGATGTTCAACGACGAGATAACGTCCGAAACGATGCATATTATGCATCAAGCAAACCTGAAGTCAGGATGCACAAGCTTCTTACCAACATTAATCACTTCATCTGATGAAGATATGCGTGCTTCTATTACTGCGGCACGAGAATATCAAAGTAAGTACCAAAACCACTCCCTTGGTTTGCACCTAGAGGGGCCTTATCTAAACGTCGCGAAAAAAGGCATTCACAGTGTCGACTTTATTCGTTCTTCCGACGAGCAAATGATAGATTTTATCTGCGACAATGCTGATATCGTTGCAAAAGTCACCTTGGCACCAGAACTGAACGATGCTTCTCATATTGCTCGCCTTAAAGCCGCAGGCATCGTAGTTTCAATTGGCCACACAAATGCAACCTATGCAGAAGCTCGTCAAGGTTTTGAAGCGGGTATTACCTTTGCTACGCATTTGTTTAATGCCATGACGCCAATGGTTGGACGTGAACCAGGGGTTGTTGGTGCGATTTATGATACACCTGAAGTCTATGCTGGCATCATCGCCGATGGATTCCATGTGGATTATGCAAACTTAAGAATTGCCCATAAAATCAAGGGTGAAAAGCTTGTTTTGGTGACCGATGCCACAGCTCCAGCAGGTGCTGACATTGAAGACTTTATTTTTGTTGGTAAGAAAGTATATTACCGAGAAGGTAAGTGTGTTGATGAAAATGGCACACTAGGCGGCTCAGCACTGACCATGATTGAAGCAGTTCAGAATACTGTTGAGCACGCGGGCATCGCTTTAGACGAAGCTCTACGAATGGCTACACTTTATCCAGCGACCGCAATGGGCGTTGAAGAGCGTTTAGGCCGAATTCGAAAAGGAATGGTGGCAAACCTAACTATTTTCGATCGTGACTTCAATGTAAAAGCGACGGTTGTTAACGGACAATACGAGCATAATTAA
- the nagE gene encoding N-acetylglucosamine-specific PTS transporter subunit IIBC translates to MNILGYAQKLGKALMLPIATLPVAALLLRLGQPDLLDIPFMAAAGNAIFSQLPLLFGLGIAIGLSKDGQGAAGLAGAVAYFVITATATTINDSVNMSFFGGIIAGIIAGHSYNAFHATRLPEWLAFFSGKRLVPIMAGLFSLVAGAIAGVIWPSIQGGLDQLAHTVSTSGAIGQFAYGVLNRALIPVGLHHVLNSYFWFGMGTCQEILITSAQAAGEALPALKQLCVDPTLAKSLVAGQEYTFNFVNSVTPEITATVKEVTETVKSGDLHRFFGGDKSAGVFMNGFFPVMMFGLPGAALAMYFAAPAKKRSQVGGALFSVAFCAFLTGITEPLEFMFVFLAPALYAIHAVFTGLSFVVVNMLGTLHGFGFSAGLIDFLLNWGLSTKPLVLLIVGLCFGALYFFTFSFAIRAFDLKSPGREDDDNEVVSAPVGDVKNGDLARQYLKALGGYDNLTSIDACITRLRLTLKDRSVADEAVLKKLGAKGVVKLGENNLQVILGPLAEIVAGEMKAIGSGEDLSGVKLP, encoded by the coding sequence GTGAATATTCTTGGATACGCGCAGAAATTAGGTAAAGCACTAATGCTTCCTATTGCAACGCTCCCCGTTGCTGCGCTTTTATTACGTTTAGGTCAACCTGACCTTCTCGACATTCCTTTTATGGCTGCTGCTGGTAACGCCATTTTTAGCCAACTACCACTTTTATTCGGCCTAGGTATTGCGATTGGTCTTTCTAAAGACGGTCAAGGTGCAGCAGGTCTTGCTGGTGCTGTTGCTTACTTTGTTATCACAGCAACAGCAACAACCATTAATGACAGCGTTAACATGTCATTCTTCGGCGGTATCATTGCTGGTATTATCGCTGGTCACTCTTACAACGCTTTTCATGCTACTCGTCTTCCAGAATGGTTGGCCTTCTTCTCTGGCAAACGCTTAGTGCCAATCATGGCTGGTCTGTTCTCACTTGTAGCAGGTGCGATTGCGGGTGTTATTTGGCCTTCAATTCAAGGTGGCCTAGATCAACTAGCACATACAGTATCAACGTCTGGTGCGATTGGTCAGTTTGCATACGGTGTTCTTAACCGTGCACTTATCCCTGTCGGCCTTCACCATGTACTGAACTCTTACTTCTGGTTCGGTATGGGTACTTGTCAAGAAATTCTAATCACAAGCGCACAAGCTGCTGGTGAAGCACTACCTGCACTGAAGCAATTGTGTGTCGACCCAACGCTTGCTAAGTCACTAGTGGCTGGCCAAGAATACACGTTTAACTTCGTTAACTCAGTGACTCCTGAAATCACAGCAACTGTGAAAGAAGTGACTGAAACAGTGAAATCTGGTGACCTACATCGCTTCTTTGGCGGTGATAAGAGTGCTGGTGTATTCATGAACGGCTTCTTCCCTGTCATGATGTTTGGTCTTCCTGGTGCTGCTCTAGCAATGTACTTTGCTGCTCCTGCTAAAAAGCGTAGCCAAGTTGGTGGTGCACTATTCTCAGTTGCATTCTGTGCGTTCCTAACAGGTATCACAGAGCCTCTAGAGTTCATGTTTGTTTTCCTAGCTCCAGCACTATACGCAATACACGCTGTGTTTACAGGTCTGTCGTTTGTTGTGGTTAACATGCTAGGTACACTACATGGCTTCGGTTTCTCTGCAGGTCTAATTGACTTCCTATTGAACTGGGGTCTATCAACTAAGCCACTTGTTCTTCTGATTGTTGGCCTGTGTTTTGGTGCTCTTTACTTCTTCACATTCAGCTTCGCAATCCGTGCTTTTGACCTGAAATCTCCAGGTCGTGAAGACGATGACAACGAAGTCGTATCAGCGCCTGTTGGTGATGTTAAAAATGGTGACCTAGCTCGTCAATACCTTAAAGCTCTAGGTGGTTACGATAACCTAACTTCTATTGATGCATGTATCACTCGCTTACGTCTAACATTGAAAGACCGTTCTGTCGCTGACGAGGCGGTACTGAAGAAGCTTGGTGCAAAAGGTGTGGTGAAGCTTGGTGAAAATAACCTCCAAGTTATCCTTGGTCCTCTAGCTGAAATCGTCGCTGGTGAAATGAAAGCCATCGGTTCAGGTGAAGACCTTTCAGGTGTAAAACTTCCATAG
- the glnS gene encoding glutamine--tRNA ligase, producing MSESDARPSNFIRQIIDKDLAEGKHTSVHTRFPPEPNGYLHIGHAKSICLNFGIAQDYQGQCNLRFDDTNPEKEDIEYVESIKKDVSWLGFEWDGEVCYSSNYFDKLYEYAIELINKGLAYVDELSPEQIREYRGTLTAPGKPSPYRDRPVEENLALFEKMRAGEFEEGKACLRAKIDMSSSFMVMRDPVIYRVRFATHHQTGDKWCIYPMYDFTHCISDALEDITHSLCTLEFMDNRRLYDWVLDNISIESRPHQYEFSRLNLEYTVMSKRKLNQLVTEKLVEGWDDPRMPTISGLRRRGFTPSSIREFCKRIGVTKQENMIEFSSLESCIRDDLNENAPRAMAVLDPVKIVIENFEEGAVETLTVANHPNKPEMGEREVPFTREVWIEREDFREEANKKYKRLVLGKEVRLRGAYVIKAERIEKDAQGNITTIFCSYDADTLGKNPADGRKVKGVIHWVSADKALPAEIRLYDRLFTVPNPAAADNFAATINPESLVVLNGFVEPSLAMAEAEAGYQFERMGYFCADSKDSSPTSLVFNRTVGLRDTWAKIENQ from the coding sequence ATGAGTGAATCTGATGCTCGTCCATCAAACTTTATTCGCCAGATCATAGATAAAGATCTTGCGGAGGGTAAACACACTAGCGTGCATACTCGATTCCCGCCAGAGCCAAATGGCTACTTGCACATCGGTCATGCTAAGTCTATTTGTTTGAACTTCGGTATTGCTCAGGACTATCAGGGTCAATGTAATCTTCGTTTTGATGATACTAACCCCGAAAAAGAAGACATCGAATATGTTGAGTCTATCAAGAAAGATGTAAGCTGGTTGGGCTTTGAATGGGATGGTGAGGTATGTTACTCATCAAACTATTTCGATAAGCTTTACGAATATGCAATTGAATTGATTAATAAAGGCTTAGCGTATGTTGATGAGCTAAGTCCTGAACAGATTCGTGAATACCGTGGTACGTTAACGGCTCCTGGTAAACCAAGCCCATATCGTGATCGTCCCGTTGAGGAAAACCTCGCGTTATTTGAAAAAATGCGTGCTGGTGAGTTTGAAGAGGGTAAAGCGTGCCTACGTGCGAAGATCGACATGAGCTCTTCATTTATGGTGATGCGTGATCCGGTTATCTATCGTGTGCGCTTTGCGACCCACCACCAAACGGGTGATAAGTGGTGCATCTATCCAATGTACGACTTTACCCACTGTATCTCGGACGCTTTAGAAGACATTACCCACTCTCTTTGTACGCTTGAGTTTATGGATAACCGTCGTTTGTATGACTGGGTCTTAGATAATATTTCGATAGAAAGCCGTCCTCACCAGTACGAGTTTAGCCGTCTTAACCTTGAGTACACGGTGATGTCGAAGCGTAAACTCAACCAACTTGTGACAGAGAAGCTAGTAGAGGGTTGGGACGACCCACGTATGCCAACGATTTCTGGCCTACGTCGTCGTGGATTCACGCCATCATCCATCCGTGAGTTTTGTAAACGTATTGGTGTGACTAAACAAGAGAACATGATCGAATTCAGTTCCCTTGAATCTTGTATTCGTGATGACCTGAACGAGAATGCACCACGCGCTATGGCGGTCCTCGATCCTGTTAAGATTGTTATCGAAAACTTCGAAGAAGGTGCCGTAGAGACCCTGACAGTCGCTAACCATCCGAACAAGCCTGAGATGGGAGAGCGTGAGGTTCCTTTCACTCGTGAAGTGTGGATTGAGCGTGAAGATTTCCGCGAAGAAGCGAATAAGAAGTACAAGCGATTAGTACTTGGTAAAGAAGTGCGTTTACGTGGTGCCTACGTAATTAAAGCTGAACGTATTGAAAAAGATGCACAAGGTAATATCACGACGATCTTCTGTTCTTACGATGCTGATACCCTAGGTAAAAACCCAGCAGACGGCCGTAAGGTGAAAGGTGTGATTCACTGGGTGTCTGCAGACAAAGCACTACCAGCAGAAATTCGCCTGTATGATCGTCTGTTTACTGTGCCTAATCCTGCTGCTGCAGATAACTTTGCAGCAACGATTAATCCTGAGTCTCTTGTCGTACTTAACGGTTTTGTCGAGCCAAGCTTAGCGATGGCTGAAGCAGAAGCCGGTTATCAATTTGAGCGCATGGGCTACTTTTGTGCTGACTCAAAAGACTCTTCACCAACGAGTCTAGTATTTAACCGTACTGTTGGGCTACGTGATACTTGGGCGAAGATTGAAAACCAGTAA
- the fcrX gene encoding ferric iron uptake transcriptional regulator FcrX produces MSDNNQALKDAGLKVTLPRLKILEVLQQPDCQHISAEDLYKKLIDLGEEIGLATVYRVLNQFDDAGIVTRHHFEGGKSVFELSTQHHHDHLVCLDCGEVIEFSDDLIEERQKEIAAKYNVTLTNHSLYLYGKSVDGSCKNNPNAHKPNK; encoded by the coding sequence ATGTCAGACAACAATCAGGCGCTGAAGGATGCGGGCTTAAAAGTAACCCTTCCAAGACTAAAAATTCTAGAAGTACTCCAGCAGCCGGACTGCCAGCATATCAGTGCTGAAGATTTGTACAAAAAGCTGATCGATCTAGGTGAAGAAATTGGTCTAGCAACCGTTTATCGCGTCTTAAACCAATTTGATGATGCTGGCATTGTGACACGTCATCATTTTGAAGGCGGAAAATCCGTATTTGAGCTATCCACTCAACATCATCATGACCACCTAGTTTGTCTAGATTGTGGTGAAGTGATTGAGTTTTCAGATGACTTAATCGAAGAACGTCAAAAAGAAATCGCTGCGAAGTACAATGTGACCCTCACTAACCACAGTTTATACCTTTACGGCAAATCTGTGGATGGCTCGTGCAAAAATAACCCTAATGCGCATAAGCCTAACAAATAA
- the fldA gene encoding flavodoxin FldA: protein MASVGIFFGSDTGNTEAVAKMIQKQLGNQLVHVQDIAKSSKEDIDNFDLLLLGIPTWYYGEAQCDWDDFFPELEQIDFSTKLVAIFGCGDQEDYAEYFCDAMGTVRDIVEAKGGTILGHTSTDSYEFEASKGLVEGNDSQFVGLCIDEDRQPELTKDRVENWVKQIYEEMCLAELEG from the coding sequence ATGGCAAGTGTAGGTATCTTCTTCGGTAGCGACACAGGTAATACTGAAGCCGTTGCAAAGATGATTCAAAAGCAACTAGGTAATCAACTGGTTCATGTTCAAGACATCGCAAAAAGCAGCAAAGAAGACATTGATAACTTTGATCTCCTTCTTTTAGGTATCCCTACTTGGTACTACGGCGAAGCTCAATGTGATTGGGATGACTTCTTCCCTGAACTAGAACAAATTGATTTCTCGACAAAGTTGGTTGCTATTTTTGGTTGTGGCGACCAAGAAGATTACGCAGAATACTTCTGTGATGCGATGGGTACAGTACGTGATATCGTTGAAGCGAAAGGTGGAACAATACTTGGCCACACTTCAACAGATAGCTACGAATTCGAAGCATCCAAAGGTTTAGTGGAAGGCAATGATAGTCAGTTTGTTGGTCTGTGTATCGATGAAGATCGTCAACCTGAACTGACCAAAGACCGTGTTGAAAACTGGGTTAAACAAATTTACGAAGAAATGTGCCTTGCCGAGTTGGAAGGTTAA
- a CDS encoding DUF2788 domain-containing protein: protein MLYDYMDVLESIGLDLLFAAVFFFIGMAIKDVLKQANVPVFGRRIVWLVLFLGCAGFIAKGIIQLSWEGSGLG from the coding sequence ATGCTATACGACTATATGGACGTACTCGAGTCAATCGGACTTGATCTTCTTTTTGCTGCCGTCTTTTTCTTTATCGGGATGGCGATAAAAGATGTTCTAAAGCAGGCTAATGTGCCTGTTTTTGGCCGTCGTATTGTATGGTTGGTGCTTTTCCTAGGCTGCGCAGGCTTTATTGCCAAAGGAATCATTCAGCTTAGTTGGGAAGGCTCAGGGCTTGGGTAA
- a CDS encoding alpha/beta fold hydrolase yields MSVLLNYKQEGQGQAVVLIHGLFGSFSNLGLLARDLAQDHTVISLDLRNHGQSFHSDTHDYQLMAQDVANLLSQLNIEPAMIIGHSMGGKVAMKLAEVAPQHVNQLVILDMAPVAYQVHRHKDVFQGLLAVAQQKPANRQQALDILAQHIEVDGVRQFLSKSLYKSDDVFTWRFNATGLIENYANILGWQEIPPTDIPTLFVKGGDSDYLMPEHQAAVKRQFPRAKAHVLANTGHWLHAERPAEVIRIIRKCMAS; encoded by the coding sequence ATGTCAGTATTACTTAACTATAAACAGGAAGGTCAAGGCCAAGCGGTTGTTTTAATTCATGGATTGTTTGGCAGTTTCAGTAATCTTGGCTTGTTGGCACGCGATCTAGCTCAAGATCATACCGTCATAAGCTTGGATCTTCGGAATCACGGTCAATCGTTTCACTCAGATACCCACGATTACCAATTAATGGCACAAGATGTCGCTAATCTATTGTCTCAATTGAATATCGAGCCTGCTATGATCATTGGTCATTCTATGGGCGGCAAAGTCGCCATGAAGCTAGCAGAAGTTGCACCGCAGCATGTAAACCAGCTGGTTATTCTAGATATGGCTCCCGTCGCTTATCAGGTTCACCGACACAAGGATGTTTTTCAAGGTTTGCTCGCCGTCGCTCAACAAAAGCCGGCTAATCGCCAGCAGGCACTAGACATTCTGGCGCAACATATTGAGGTCGACGGCGTTAGGCAGTTCTTATCTAAGTCCTTATATAAAAGTGATGATGTATTCACTTGGCGTTTTAATGCCACTGGCCTTATCGAAAACTACGCCAATATATTAGGATGGCAAGAAATCCCACCAACAGACATACCTACGCTGTTTGTTAAAGGGGGTGACTCCGACTATTTGATGCCAGAGCACCAAGCAGCCGTGAAACGACAGTTTCCTCGCGCAAAAGCACACGTTCTTGCCAACACTGGGCACTGGCTGCATGCAGAGCGCCCCGCTGAGGTGATTCGTATTATTAGGAAATGCATGGCGAGTTAA
- the seqA gene encoding replication initiation negative regulator SeqA: protein MKTIEVDEDLYRYIAGQTEHIGESASDILRRLLNLDGQLQEASVTSCTKLSRGIVVSKDAGRTAKMDTVKEMRSLLISDEFAGLKKAIDRFMLVLSTLHKLNPESFSQATKVKGRKRVYFADNESTLLANGNTTKPKAIPGTPFWVITNNNTSRKRQMVEQVMAHMEFQPDLIEKVTGSI from the coding sequence ATGAAAACAATTGAGGTTGATGAGGATCTATACCGCTACATTGCGGGTCAAACTGAGCATATCGGTGAAAGTGCCTCTGACATTTTACGACGTCTTTTGAACCTAGATGGACAGTTACAAGAAGCATCCGTGACTTCTTGCACAAAACTGTCACGAGGTATTGTCGTAAGCAAAGATGCAGGTAGAACAGCAAAAATGGATACGGTTAAGGAGATGCGCTCCTTATTGATCTCTGATGAGTTTGCCGGTCTTAAGAAAGCGATCGATCGCTTTATGCTCGTGCTATCAACTTTGCATAAATTAAATCCAGAGAGCTTCTCTCAAGCAACCAAAGTAAAAGGTCGCAAGCGCGTTTACTTTGCAGATAACGAGAGCACTCTATTGGCTAATGGCAATACGACAAAGCCGAAAGCGATTCCCGGCACCCCATTTTGGGTAATCACGAATAACAACACCAGCCGTAAACGACAAATGGTTGAGCAGGTGATGGCTCATATGGAGTTTCAGCCAGACTTAATTGAAAAAGTAACGGGCTCCATCTAA
- the pgm gene encoding phosphoglucomutase (alpha-D-glucose-1,6-bisphosphate-dependent) has translation MAMHPRAGQKAQQEDLHNIPALVANYFLLQPDATNPDHKVQFGTSGHRGTADKQTFNENHILAIAQAVAEVRAEQGTTGPLFVGKDTHALSEPAFSSVIEVLIANGVKVIVQQDNGYTPTPGISHAILTHNLKHDDKADGIVITPSHNPPQDGGIKYNPTHGGPAEAELTQAIEDRANALIAEELQGVKRLPLAEAKASALFVETDLVKPYIDDLVNVIDMEAIQKANLKIGVDPLGGSGIDYWRQIGQAYNLDLTLVSESIDPSFQFMSLDKDGVVRMDCSSPYAMAGLLALKDEYDLAFGNDPDYDRHGIVTPKGLMNPNHFLAVCIDYLYRHRAAWGKDVAVGKTLVSSALIDRVVADLGRDLCEVPVGFKWFVDGLYAGKFGFGGEESAGASFLRKDGTPWSTDKDGILLCLLAAEITAVTGKNPQDYYEELAAKHGESKYNRIQAVANGPQKDVLKKLSPEMVAAETLAGDAITARLTHAPGNGAAIGGLKVTTANGWFAARPSGTEDIYKIYCESFKGEEHLKQIEAEAQDIVNQVFKSAGL, from the coding sequence ATGGCTATGCACCCTCGTGCCGGGCAAAAAGCTCAGCAGGAAGATCTTCACAATATACCAGCACTCGTTGCGAATTACTTTTTGCTTCAACCAGATGCAACGAACCCTGACCACAAAGTTCAGTTTGGTACGTCTGGTCACCGTGGTACTGCAGATAAACAAACATTTAACGAAAACCACATTTTAGCCATCGCTCAAGCGGTAGCAGAAGTGCGTGCTGAGCAAGGTACAACAGGTCCATTGTTTGTTGGTAAAGATACGCATGCGCTGTCTGAGCCTGCTTTTTCAAGTGTGATCGAAGTTTTAATTGCCAATGGTGTAAAGGTGATCGTTCAGCAAGATAATGGTTATACCCCAACACCGGGTATCTCCCATGCTATCTTGACTCATAACCTCAAACATGATGACAAGGCCGATGGTATCGTCATCACGCCATCGCATAACCCACCACAAGATGGTGGAATCAAATATAACCCAACCCATGGTGGTCCTGCTGAAGCAGAACTGACTCAAGCGATCGAAGATCGTGCGAACGCGTTGATTGCCGAAGAGCTACAAGGGGTTAAACGCCTACCACTAGCAGAAGCGAAAGCATCGGCTCTGTTTGTCGAAACGGATTTAGTGAAACCATACATCGATGATCTCGTTAATGTTATCGATATGGAAGCTATCCAAAAAGCTAACTTGAAGATTGGGGTGGATCCACTGGGTGGAAGTGGCATTGATTACTGGCGCCAAATCGGCCAAGCATACAATCTAGATCTGACACTAGTCAGTGAATCTATTGATCCTTCTTTCCAGTTTATGTCACTTGATAAAGATGGCGTAGTGCGTATGGACTGCTCTTCTCCTTACGCAATGGCAGGGTTGTTAGCGTTAAAAGACGAATATGATTTGGCCTTTGGTAACGATCCAGATTACGATCGTCATGGTATCGTTACACCGAAAGGTTTGATGAACCCTAACCATTTCTTAGCCGTTTGTATTGATTACCTATATCGTCATCGTGCTGCGTGGGGCAAAGACGTTGCTGTGGGTAAAACATTAGTCTCCAGTGCTCTGATTGACCGTGTTGTTGCCGACCTTGGCCGTGATCTGTGTGAAGTACCAGTCGGCTTTAAATGGTTTGTTGATGGTCTTTACGCTGGTAAGTTTGGCTTCGGCGGCGAAGAAAGTGCAGGTGCGTCTTTCCTTCGTAAAGATGGTACGCCTTGGTCAACAGACAAAGACGGCATCTTGCTTTGTCTTCTAGCGGCAGAGATCACTGCGGTAACAGGTAAGAACCCACAAGACTACTATGAGGAACTAGCAGCAAAGCACGGTGAATCTAAGTACAACCGTATTCAAGCTGTAGCGAATGGCCCACAGAAAGACGTACTGAAGAAGTTGTCACCAGAAATGGTAGCGGCTGAAACTTTAGCTGGTGATGCAATTACTGCTCGTCTTACTCATGCTCCAGGCAATGGTGCTGCGATTGGTGGTCTTAAAGTGACAACTGCGAATGGCTGGTTTGCAGCGCGTCCATCTGGCACAGAAGATATCTATAAAATTTATTGTGAAAGCTTCAAAGGTGAAGAACACCTAAAACAAATCGAAGCTGAAGCACAAGACATTGTTAACCAAGTCTTTAAGTCGGCCGGGTTGTAA
- a CDS encoding DUF1853 family protein, which translates to MNDLDRFYQWIIETPPLFKLCPPFSTVADLPSLPFSQQQPYSGNPRLGFLYQHLCTTLFIESPRYKLLAEEIQLNDDSGRTIGAIDMILKNLESDQYEHWEVAIKFYLLHQGIWYGPNAHDQLHTKLERMLSHQLKMSKRKEFHQQLPLDKPASEHLLMQGRLYINPFSPEATPQQCLGYDLEPSQIAGYWCYIHQWEQITEPLYLLSKSLWAIGQTNYNEPIEKPSNKFVHAQTKGGQFWFIVPDSWPNNVGT; encoded by the coding sequence ATGAATGACCTAGACCGTTTTTATCAGTGGATAATTGAAACGCCTCCTCTTTTTAAGCTTTGCCCACCTTTTTCAACGGTTGCGGATCTGCCTAGTCTGCCCTTCTCACAGCAGCAGCCTTATTCAGGTAATCCTAGATTAGGTTTTTTATATCAGCACTTGTGCACAACATTATTCATTGAGTCACCCAGATATAAACTGCTCGCAGAAGAGATTCAACTCAACGATGACAGCGGTCGTACTATCGGTGCTATCGATATGATACTCAAAAACCTTGAAAGCGATCAGTACGAGCATTGGGAAGTGGCGATTAAGTTTTACCTTCTGCATCAAGGTATTTGGTATGGGCCGAATGCTCATGATCAATTACATACGAAGCTCGAACGCATGCTTTCCCACCAGCTAAAAATGAGTAAGCGTAAAGAGTTTCACCAACAATTACCTTTGGATAAACCAGCCTCTGAGCATTTACTGATGCAGGGTCGTCTTTACATCAATCCTTTCTCTCCAGAAGCAACCCCTCAACAATGTTTAGGCTATGATCTGGAACCAAGCCAAATAGCGGGATATTGGTGTTATATACATCAGTGGGAGCAAATTACAGAGCCACTCTACTTACTGTCAAAGTCTTTATGGGCAATAGGCCAAACAAACTATAATGAGCCGATCGAGAAGCCTTCAAACAAATTTGTGCACGCACAAACAAAAGGCGGACAATTTTGGTTTATCGTTCCTGACTCCTGGCCGAACAACGTAGGCACCTAA